Proteins from a genomic interval of bacterium YEK0313:
- a CDS encoding Sulfite exporter TauE/SafE: protein MMPSVAQGALGLASGSLVGYSLGLVGGGGSILAVPLLVYLVGVSNPHVAIGTSAVAVAANAAANLVNHTRAGNVKWRCALVFAAAGVIGAYLGSTLSKMIDGQQLLALFAVLMMVVGTLMLKGRHGEGQPLVRLSRDNFPRLAGFGLMTGTLSGFFGIGGGFLIVPALILATEMPILNAVGSSLVAVTAFGVTTAASYAFSGLIDWTLAALFVVGGALGGLLGASTAKSLSNKKGALNTIFATLIVAVAVYMLARSLNLR, encoded by the coding sequence ATGATGCCCAGTGTTGCGCAAGGCGCGCTCGGTCTCGCATCGGGCTCTCTCGTCGGATACTCCCTTGGCTTGGTCGGTGGCGGCGGCTCCATCCTCGCCGTTCCGCTCCTCGTCTATCTCGTTGGCGTCTCGAATCCGCACGTGGCCATCGGGACGAGCGCAGTTGCCGTGGCCGCGAACGCCGCCGCGAACCTCGTCAACCACACGCGTGCTGGAAACGTGAAATGGCGCTGCGCCCTAGTGTTCGCTGCGGCGGGCGTGATCGGCGCCTATTTGGGCTCCACCCTTAGCAAGATGATTGACGGACAGCAGCTGCTCGCGCTCTTCGCGGTGCTCATGATGGTTGTCGGCACGCTCATGCTGAAGGGCCGCCACGGGGAAGGTCAACCCTTGGTGCGCCTCAGCCGCGACAACTTCCCAAGACTCGCCGGGTTCGGCCTGATGACGGGCACCCTGTCCGGCTTCTTCGGAATCGGCGGCGGTTTCTTGATTGTTCCGGCCCTTATTCTGGCCACGGAGATGCCGATCCTGAACGCAGTCGGCTCCTCGCTCGTGGCCGTCACCGCGTTTGGCGTCACGACTGCGGCCAGCTATGCCTTCTCAGGGCTTATTGATTGGACACTGGCGGCGCTGTTCGTCGTCGGCGGTGCGCTTGGTGGATTGCTTGGGGCCAGTACCGCCAAATCTCTCTCGAATAAGAAGGGTGCGCTTAACACAATCTTCGCAACGCTTATAGTCGCGGTAGCCGTTTATATGCTCGCGCGCAGTCTCAACCTACGTTAG
- the ygaP gene encoding Inner membrane protein YgaP has translation MSLRIITPEQAKRLLDEGAILIDIREADENARERIPGAHHLPLSKVDESDLPAHEGKRVIFHCRSGARTTSNAQRLTGKVAEDCEAFSVEGGLNAWKKAGLPVATDHQQPLELQRQVQIAAGSSVLIGTLLGLLVSSWFLAVPAFVGVGLIAAGVTGFCGMARLLIWAPWNRAVYGGQARMA, from the coding sequence ATGTCGCTTCGCATCATCACCCCTGAGCAAGCCAAGCGCCTCCTCGACGAGGGTGCCATTCTCATCGATATCCGCGAGGCGGACGAAAACGCGCGGGAGAGAATCCCGGGCGCGCACCACCTTCCCCTGTCGAAGGTCGACGAGTCCGACCTGCCCGCGCACGAGGGCAAGCGCGTGATCTTTCATTGCCGCAGCGGCGCCCGAACGACGAGCAACGCGCAACGGCTCACAGGCAAAGTTGCGGAAGACTGCGAAGCCTTCAGCGTCGAGGGCGGGCTCAACGCTTGGAAGAAGGCCGGCCTACCGGTTGCCACTGATCATCAGCAGCCGCTGGAGCTGCAGCGTCAGGTACAGATTGCTGCCGGCAGCTCTGTACTGATCGGCACCCTCCTCGGGCTTCTCGTCTCCTCCTGGTTCCTCGCCGTCCCCGCATTCGTGGGCGTGGGACTGATCGCGGCCGGTGTCACCGGCTTCTGCGGCATGGCGCGTCTGCTGATTTGGGCGCCATGGAACCGAGCCGTCTATGGCGGGCAAGCCCGGATGGCGTAA
- the bigR_4 gene encoding Biofilm growth-associated repressor, producing MAKQTFDPETFETKATEVADILRALANERRLMILCKLVEWGEATVNSLAEAVGLSQSALSQHLAKMRDEGLVTFRRESQTLWYRIADPRIERLFATLHSLFCRSARTPNPGR from the coding sequence GTGGCCAAGCAAACCTTCGATCCAGAGACCTTCGAGACGAAAGCCACGGAAGTGGCGGACATCCTGCGGGCACTCGCCAATGAGCGGCGGCTGATGATCCTGTGCAAGCTCGTAGAGTGGGGCGAGGCGACCGTGAATTCGCTCGCCGAGGCGGTTGGTCTGTCCCAGTCCGCGCTCTCGCAGCACCTTGCCAAAATGCGCGACGAAGGTCTCGTCACGTTCCGGCGCGAAAGCCAGACGCTCTGGTACCGGATCGCCGATCCGCGCATCGAGCGGCTATTCGCCACCCTGCACAGCCTCTTCTGCCGTTCAGCCCGAACGCCGAATCCAGGGCGATAG
- a CDS encoding putative metallo-hydrolase, with amino-acid sequence MSGQPIIRAFFDEPTSTVSYLVADPATMKAAIIDPVLDYDHAAGTVDTRSVQAMLTAAAEAGYTVEWALETHAHADHLSGAPYIKGKTGAKIGIGEHIKDVQRIFRPIFNAADLKTDGSDFDHLFANGERFRIGELDAEILFTPGHTPADISYKIEDAVFVGDTLFMPDYGTARADFPGGDAHQLYRSIKRLLALPPETRLFMCHDYKAPGRNSYAWETTVKDQREKNVHVKEGVTEDEFVAMRKARDAALSAPRLLLPSIQVNIRAGRFPPAEANGVRYLAIPVKLKGDAQVCV; translated from the coding sequence ATGTCAGGCCAGCCCATCATCCGGGCGTTCTTCGACGAGCCCACCAGCACCGTGAGCTACCTTGTCGCCGATCCGGCGACCATGAAGGCGGCGATCATCGATCCCGTTCTCGACTACGACCATGCTGCGGGCACGGTGGACACGCGCTCGGTGCAGGCGATGCTGACAGCTGCGGCCGAGGCAGGCTATACCGTCGAGTGGGCCCTGGAGACGCATGCCCATGCGGACCACCTCTCGGGCGCGCCCTACATAAAGGGCAAGACCGGCGCGAAAATCGGCATCGGCGAGCACATTAAGGACGTGCAGCGCATCTTTCGCCCAATCTTCAATGCTGCTGATCTCAAAACGGACGGCAGCGACTTCGACCACCTGTTTGCAAATGGCGAGCGCTTCCGCATCGGCGAGCTTGATGCGGAGATCCTCTTCACCCCAGGGCACACACCGGCCGACATCTCCTATAAGATCGAGGACGCGGTGTTCGTCGGCGACACTCTATTCATGCCCGACTATGGTACGGCTCGGGCCGATTTCCCCGGCGGCGATGCGCACCAACTCTACCGTTCGATCAAGCGGTTGCTGGCGCTGCCACCGGAGACGCGCCTATTCATGTGTCACGACTACAAGGCACCTGGCCGGAACAGCTATGCTTGGGAGACCACCGTCAAGGACCAGCGCGAGAAGAACGTGCATGTGAAGGAAGGAGTCACCGAAGACGAGTTCGTCGCGATGCGCAAGGCGCGGGACGCCGCCCTGTCCGCTCCAAGGCTTCTCCTCCCGTCCATTCAGGTGAATATCCGGGCGGGCAGGTTTCCGCCAGCGGAAGCCAATGGAGTGCGTTATCTCGCGATCCCGGTGAAGCTCAAGGGTGACGCTCAGGTCTGCGTCTAG
- a CDS encoding Phenylacetate-coenzyme A ligase, with translation MSQRPLWLSASRNPEKVKERLAEIVAFARANSPYYRDLYKNLPARVEDSRLLPVTDKKTLMANFDRWVTDREVTIERVRKFIEDPSLVGEMLLGKYLVATTAGTTGKPGIFILDDNHMRGGTSGLREAFRTWLSLGDVVRIVLRGARFAALHATGGHFVSVTGFTRARRSSRVLAKLTRDFSVHAPIRELVNGLNEFRPAVVLGYASTASLLAREQELGRLRIKPVLLVVTAEGLAEEEYGRIAKAFGAKVRNTWGSTEIGGPTYSCTEGWLHVVGDWIILEPVDADFRPVSPGEESDTVLVTNLANRVQPILRYDLGDRILQRPDPCPCGNPLPAIRVQGRSAEVLRFPTQAGKDVSIPPLAFEIDHVPGVDLSQVVQTAPTNLRVRLRLESGADPDQVWRTVHGELKHLLDSHELHEVTIERAEEPPEQSRGGKVRQVIPLAQAEPPADRKQD, from the coding sequence GTGAGCCAGCGTCCCCTGTGGCTATCTGCTTCCCGAAATCCGGAGAAAGTGAAGGAGAGGCTTGCCGAGATCGTGGCCTTTGCCCGGGCCAACTCTCCCTACTACCGCGATCTGTACAAGAATCTGCCCGCGAGGGTCGAGGACTCCCGCCTGCTGCCCGTCACCGACAAGAAGACGCTCATGGCGAACTTCGATCGTTGGGTGACGGATCGCGAGGTCACGATTGAGCGCGTGCGTAAGTTTATCGAAGATCCGAGCCTCGTCGGCGAAATGCTCCTCGGGAAATATCTGGTCGCCACGACCGCCGGCACGACGGGCAAACCGGGCATCTTCATATTGGATGACAATCACATGCGAGGCGGGACATCCGGCCTCCGAGAAGCGTTCAGAACCTGGCTGTCGCTCGGGGACGTTGTACGGATTGTTCTGCGCGGAGCGCGATTTGCGGCCCTGCACGCCACCGGCGGTCATTTCGTTTCGGTTACGGGTTTCACTCGGGCGCGGCGCTCCAGCCGGGTTTTGGCGAAACTCACTCGCGATTTCTCGGTGCACGCGCCGATAAGGGAACTCGTCAACGGCCTCAATGAGTTCCGTCCAGCCGTTGTCCTTGGCTACGCCTCTACCGCCTCTCTGCTGGCTCGCGAGCAGGAACTTGGACGGCTGCGCATCAAGCCGGTGTTGTTGGTGGTTACGGCCGAGGGCCTTGCGGAAGAAGAGTACGGGCGGATCGCCAAGGCGTTCGGCGCGAAGGTCCGCAACACATGGGGCTCAACCGAGATCGGTGGCCCGACCTACAGCTGCACCGAGGGATGGCTCCACGTCGTCGGCGACTGGATCATCCTCGAGCCGGTGGATGCCGATTTCCGCCCCGTTTCGCCGGGCGAGGAGTCGGACACGGTGCTGGTGACCAATCTCGCCAATCGCGTGCAGCCGATCCTGCGTTACGATCTCGGCGACCGCATCCTGCAGAGGCCGGACCCTTGTCCCTGCGGCAATCCCCTGCCGGCGATCCGCGTCCAGGGTCGCTCCGCCGAGGTTCTCCGCTTTCCGACCCAAGCCGGCAAAGACGTCTCGATACCGCCGCTCGCGTTCGAGATCGACCACGTGCCGGGAGTCGATCTGTCGCAAGTCGTGCAGACTGCGCCGACCAACTTGCGCGTACGCCTGCGCCTCGAGTCTGGTGCGGATCCGGACCAAGTCTGGAGGACGGTGCACGGCGAATTGAAGCATTTGCTCGACAGCCACGAACTCCACGAGGTGACGATCGAGCGCGCCGAGGAGCCGCCGGAACAGTCGAGGGGCGGCAAGGTCAGGCAGGTCATTCCGCTGGCTCAAGCAGAACCGCCGGCCGATCGAAAACAAGACTGA
- the zitB gene encoding Zinc transporter ZitB, giving the protein MPGDEETEIRLDARNVDERRTLRWVLGINFTQVLVAGAVGILADSTGLLGAALDNLGDAAVYAVSLYAVGRTVITKARAANLSGILLILLAFGLLVEVLRRFFAGAEPIGLAMIITALANAATNLLCLRLLRAHRAHGVHFKASWIFTTNDMLANAGIVLSGLLVMFLKSPVPDLVIGVLIVGIVLKGGWEILKEAREARDSAQGNRG; this is encoded by the coding sequence ATGCCAGGTGACGAAGAGACCGAGATACGCCTCGATGCCCGTAATGTCGACGAACGACGCACGCTGCGCTGGGTACTCGGGATTAACTTCACGCAGGTCTTGGTAGCCGGTGCCGTCGGCATCCTGGCGGATTCCACGGGCCTGCTCGGTGCCGCACTCGACAATCTGGGGGACGCCGCAGTTTATGCGGTCAGTCTCTATGCGGTCGGCCGCACGGTCATTACCAAGGCACGCGCCGCAAACCTGTCCGGCATTCTTCTGATCCTCCTTGCCTTCGGTTTGCTTGTAGAAGTCTTGCGTCGGTTTTTCGCGGGAGCCGAGCCGATCGGGCTCGCGATGATCATCACGGCGCTCGCGAACGCGGCTACCAATTTGCTCTGCCTTCGCCTTTTGCGAGCGCATCGTGCGCATGGTGTGCACTTCAAGGCGTCGTGGATTTTTACAACGAACGACATGCTGGCCAATGCGGGCATCGTCCTTTCCGGTCTCTTGGTGATGTTTCTGAAGTCTCCGGTCCCCGATCTCGTGATCGGGGTTCTGATCGTCGGAATCGTCCTCAAAGGAGGGTGGGAGATTCTCAAAGAGGCGCGTGAAGCCCGCGATTCTGCACAGGGAAACAGAGGATGA
- the cypC gene encoding Fatty-acid peroxygenase translates to MPRIPRDRSLDSTIALMGDPYRFIWNRSRRYRSDLFETRLLLRKTICMTGPEAAQLFYDPSRFVRTGAMPKAIQKTLLGVGGVQGLDDDAHRHRKQMFMSLMTPERIEQLIQLTAAEWQIRVLKWGSMDEVVLYSELHLLLTRAACAWAGVPLADSEVDARTKEIAALFDHAGSVGLRHLWSRWARKRADRWMADIIDQIRGGRIRPPEQSAAHIIAWHRDLNGELLTPQIAAVELINVIRPTVAVSVYMIFVAHALHAHPKIRERLQADDDSYSRCFVQEVRRYYPFFPAVAARTRQAFDWNGYQFPAGRRVLLDLYGTNQDPRTWERPEEFEPERFRRWNESPFNFIPQGGGDHYANHRCPGEWIAIELMKLTADFLTRSMSYEVPQQDLGIDWSRLPALPRSRFVISNVGER, encoded by the coding sequence ATGCCCCGGATTCCACGTGACAGAAGTCTGGACTCGACGATCGCCCTGATGGGTGATCCCTATAGATTTATCTGGAATCGAAGTCGGCGCTATCGATCGGACCTGTTTGAAACGCGGCTTCTGCTGCGGAAGACCATCTGTATGACGGGCCCGGAAGCGGCCCAGCTGTTCTACGATCCGAGCCGCTTCGTACGCACCGGTGCGATGCCTAAGGCGATCCAGAAGACGTTGCTCGGCGTAGGTGGCGTGCAGGGCCTCGACGACGACGCCCACCGGCATCGCAAGCAAATGTTCATGTCGCTGATGACACCCGAGCGGATCGAGCAGCTCATCCAGCTGACCGCGGCCGAGTGGCAGATCCGAGTGCTCAAGTGGGGATCGATGGACGAGGTCGTGCTCTATTCAGAGCTCCACTTGCTTCTGACACGCGCGGCCTGTGCCTGGGCCGGTGTGCCGCTCGCGGATTCAGAGGTCGACGCGCGGACCAAGGAGATTGCCGCGTTGTTCGACCATGCGGGTTCGGTCGGACTTAGACACCTGTGGTCGCGGTGGGCCCGAAAACGGGCTGATCGTTGGATGGCGGATATCATCGATCAGATCCGCGGTGGCCGTATCCGGCCGCCCGAACAGTCGGCTGCCCACATCATTGCGTGGCATCGGGATCTCAATGGTGAGCTGCTCACGCCTCAGATCGCCGCTGTCGAACTGATCAATGTGATCAGGCCGACGGTTGCCGTCTCGGTTTACATGATTTTCGTCGCCCACGCATTGCACGCGCATCCCAAAATTCGAGAGAGGCTTCAGGCCGACGACGACAGCTACTCCCGCTGTTTCGTCCAGGAGGTTCGCCGGTACTATCCTTTTTTCCCGGCAGTCGCTGCGCGAACGCGGCAGGCATTCGATTGGAACGGATACCAATTCCCCGCAGGTCGACGCGTTCTCCTCGATCTATACGGCACCAACCAGGACCCCCGAACTTGGGAGAGACCGGAGGAGTTCGAGCCCGAGCGATTCCGCCGGTGGAACGAGAGCCCATTCAATTTCATCCCGCAGGGCGGCGGAGACCACTACGCTAATCATCGCTGTCCTGGCGAATGGATTGCAATCGAGCTCATGAAGCTGACTGCGGATTTCCTCACGCGCTCCATGAGCTACGAGGTGCCGCAGCAAGACCTGGGCATTGACTGGTCGCGGCTGCCCGCATTGCCGCGTAGCCGGTTCGTGATCAGCAACGTCGGGGAACGCTGA
- a CDS encoding MAPEG family protein, producing MSKPPIPKDLPAELARVRRQAALSFLFCAPVLGAAVWWLPQQFNFPAEVGERLAFAARSSLLIMLWVLIGVGIIARLRRKSAHDTAGSAYGPPSERLRVPLAFLQNTLEQATLAAFAVMALATVEGEAPLAFIVGMVVLFGIGRITFFRGYPHGSPGRAFGVVTTALPIMGAFAWVIFDIGERLIRGVA from the coding sequence ATGAGTAAACCTCCGATACCGAAAGACCTGCCTGCCGAGCTGGCACGCGTCCGCCGTCAGGCTGCGCTGTCTTTCTTGTTTTGCGCGCCCGTTCTTGGGGCGGCCGTCTGGTGGCTGCCACAGCAGTTCAACTTTCCGGCAGAAGTGGGCGAGCGGCTGGCGTTCGCCGCGCGGTCGAGCCTGCTCATCATGCTTTGGGTCTTGATTGGGGTCGGAATCATTGCGAGGCTCCGGCGCAAGTCAGCGCACGACACTGCGGGCTCTGCCTACGGCCCGCCGAGCGAGCGGCTAAGAGTTCCGCTGGCGTTCCTGCAAAACACGCTTGAGCAGGCGACGCTGGCGGCCTTTGCCGTCATGGCGCTCGCCACGGTCGAGGGCGAGGCGCCGCTCGCTTTCATAGTGGGAATGGTCGTGCTGTTCGGGATCGGGCGAATCACCTTCTTTCGTGGCTATCCTCATGGTTCGCCTGGCAGGGCGTTCGGCGTGGTGACGACTGCGTTGCCGATCATGGGCGCGTTTGCCTGGGTGATCTTCGACATAGGCGAGAGGCTGATCCGCGGCGTCGCCTAG